One Plasmodium vinckei vinckei genome assembly, chromosome: PVVCY_09 genomic region harbors:
- a CDS encoding splicing factor, putative, producing the protein MDSSDGANNSDAQENTTEVNAKIFPLASPELTNQILDVIQRATVYRQLRRGANEAVKSLHKGISELVVLAADAKPLEIISHIPLVCEDKNTPYVYVRSKMALGRACGISRSVIATSIITKDGSPLETQITELKDLIEQMLI; encoded by the exons ATGGATTCATCAGATGGCGCAAATAATTCCGATGCTCAGGAAAATACAACAGAAGTTAatgcaaaaatatttccattAGCATCTCCCGAATTGACTAATCAAATCTTAGACGTCATACAAAGGGCGACTGTGTACAGACAACTTAGGAGAGGCGCAAATGAAg ctGTTAAAAGTTTGCATAAGGGAATATCGGAATTAGTAGTTTTAGCAGCAGATGCTAAGCCATTAGAGATTATTTCTCACATCCCCTTAGTTTGTGAAGATAAG AACACCCCATATGTGTATGTTAGAAGCAAAATGGCGTTAGGACGTGCTTGCGGAATATCAAGATCCGTAATAGCAACTTCAATAATTACAAAAGATGGATCACCATTAGAAACCCAAATAACAGAATTAAAAGATTTAATAGAACaaatgttaatataa
- a CDS encoding endoplasmic reticulum oxidoreductin, putative, with product MKIYLISYVVPLMVFLLYTLLKDQRGFSQYNDYLISKINDALLYFNIYEIKFPDSYKNNEKILGLHIQDIEEDSRVAYEILKELTQKNYFRIFKVNLHIPCKLQKISEKCNEKTKCSVCECTEDEIPYNFRTNEVEIIHDQYAQEDLKQTFIASKLYKDILGTYDPSDEGFLSYVDLIYNSPSYTAYEGKSIWNRIYLENCFQDGENNTCTEMNNFYKIISGMQSCIAALSSEYYYLKNDFVFGDIHTDNTIKNHYIKKIDYDYNISFFKEKLALYPDRIENLYFTFAILLRALCRLKPLFSQCKCNSGIKENDKSAFNLLNEFLGKHYHSCSSEEFLEPIFPNHGKEILSKFINITSILDCVPCIKCKLHGKLKTTALQIALVEGVGHEHIGSLERNEATALINAIYHFADAILIIKKFEERLKLKKTLFIFYVVSVTLFILLVLLSVIYITLRAREKKQKVKSAKKNP from the exons ATGaagatttatttaatttcatATGTCGTCCCTCTTAtggtatttttattatatacctTGTTAAAGGATCAAAGGGGGTTCTCACAATATAACGATTACttaatttcaaaaataaatgatgcattattatattttaatatatatgaaataaaattcccagatagttataaaaataatgaaaaaattttagGATTACATATTCAGGACATTGAAGAAGATTCACGTGTAGcatatgaaatattaaaagaattaacacaaaaaaattattttcgaATATTTAAAGTTAATTTACATATTCCATGTAAACTTCAAAAAATCAGTGAAAAATgtaatgaaaaaacaaaatgtaGTGTTTGTGAATGTACCGAAGATGAAATACCTTACAATTTTAGAACAAATGAAGTTGAAATTATACATGATCAATATGCTCAAGAAGATTTAAAACAAACTTTTATAGCtagtaaattatataaagatatattaGGAACTTATGATCCTTCTGATGAAGGCTTTTTATCTTATGTTGATTTGATTTATAACTCTCCTTCTTATACTGCCTATGAAGGGAAAAGCATATG GAATCGAATATATTTAGAGAATTGCTTTCAAGATGGTGAAAACAATACATGCACAGAGAtgaacaatttttataaaattatatcagGAATGCAATCATGTATTGCAGCTCTATCTTCagaatattattacttgAAAAACGATTTTGTTTTTGGTGATATACATACTGATaatacaattaaaaatcattatattaaaaaaatagactatgattataatatatcattttttaaagaaaaattagcTTTATATCCTGATCGGATTGAAAacttatattttacttttgCCATATTGTTACGAGCTTTATGTCGATTGAAACCTCTTTTTAGCCAATGTAAATGCAATTCAG GCATTAAAGAAAACGACAAGAGTGCATTCAACCTTTTAAATGAATTTCTCGGGAAACATTATCATTCATGTTCTTCAGAGGAATTCCTTGAACCAATATTTCCAAATCATGGAAAAGAAATCttatcaaaatttataaatataacaagCATCTTAGATTGTGTTCCTTGCATTAAATGCAAACTTCAcggaaaattaaaaacaacAGCTTTACAAATAGCTTTAGTg GAAGGAGTAGGTCACGAGCATATTGGCTCCCTTGAAAGAAATGAAGCAACTGCTTTAATAAATGCTATATACCATTTTGCTGATGCGATCTTAATTATCAAAAA GTTTGAAGAGCGACTGAAATTGAAGAAAACgctatttatattttatgtagtATCCGTTACGCTGTTCATACTTTTAGTATTGCTCTCCGTTATCTATATAACCCTAAGAGCTCGCgagaaaaaacaaaaagttaaatcagcaaaaaaaaatccatAA
- a CDS encoding beige/BEACH domain protein, putative, with translation MEKGKSRCFNLLFLEEDEEYIDDILAVMKKVEGNNSTSESRGRLRLCSKSLIFEPYNNNEDVLKFSFKKLENIKLYEIQNEIVIRTSEIVKIKTAIHGKKTRCTSQFTYDRKSRRAIGIMNNYYNDYTNEIKNIDNHNIDEHINIFEKILNNFGEGEGGDVNDAGFAFSNSQEIKSAMSNNSTLDKKGEDISLNEKKNIVNKYGEGSENGLSNVFLCSFKCDGASLMNKKIKLIYNIVVKIKSAIIIHEKQMEILIKEKKNRQRNLMGIGNENDIGGSSEISQGVNVNNNNNEEVERKEINLELYVQNIIDKLSEGTKFDISSISLHETIISNKMEGFWVFKISPLVKMKGILNITNKYIYFQPNPNFTNKKEKKWEIDKILHVFKRIITMKPNSLEIIFDHPSKKYKSLYVEFVSYNERQIILNVLKNIKPECLLIDDNPEFLHLVMDKWANGLITNYEYIDFLNCISGRSRKDFSQYPVFPWILSDYSSKKINLNNEKVYRDLTKPVGCLNENRLNSLIEKMHDHEYFFGSHYSTLAYVVYFLIRIYPECQLKLQSGKFDTLSRMFVSIETTFNTALNANSSFIELIPELYENNEHFLKNYLSIQTSEGNLEDVILPSWCNNANDFLTIMKNAMESNYVNKNLHEWINLIFGYKQKGQVARDNINLFHPLTYMHAILYEKLSMNYKTYKEVNNNNTSGFEKLKSNITGLQKQLLALQPHAEQYGEDNNVEQNFKHQIKSLITSMSSKALKTQLHEFGQCPYQLFKESHIQKKSNISFELNKNINNFPWYYSPAIIELLEDIYYQKKKSKKRRPENYDSSIDNSNQEDSVENSEIYNSNNDDHSDKSEESDNNLYVENCDGVITVDDYSIDNKFDEKKKGNNYSNYFKTHLWKLEKVDNIPCNIKGVCSNDNNNICFICENGFIKIIDCYDLLSCKNKNNKNIISLKLCDETFSCLTNINTNFIMGTINGNLIFMNTQGVIKKVGDNKYDTIKGKTTKSIKNADSDLGSLSKDDKDDNDDDSCDGSSICSSFDDVFNYKYCTGENEEGDNKNIINVGNNENVYNKLIKKKIHNDTISCMSYNNNYLATGSYDETIQLIDVENNFEILQTYDNFNSSIKNIELKNKLLFTRSDEISLFDIRMPPKTVLNNVNNSNQFIKNFATNSHNTKNYINNIINGIGFGNILSMPFSNNFLPDYKFEPLVNGYEDKNYNINLKKKVKKNMSNLLFDNDNSNEETYLDCINKSYTHSQHLFEKKIKKNMNYVFSNRSCNIIYSSLVNDNNILCLDENKSLYFYDIRAEKWINKFSDTINNNLKQNNNDRIVTASSYKQHLCTVNSVGKILFEPIRFSINFLDNKVASKLNVLNNPCSISNPTYINFLNYNFNSLGDAENANALDEQSVCSHIMFTNLNGDIEIHKKY, from the coding sequence atggaaaaaggAAAGAGTAGGTGTTTtaatttactttttttagaGGAGGATGAAGAATATATTGATGATATATTAGCagtaatgaaaaaagtaGAAGGAAATAATAGTACGAGTGAAAGTAGAGGTAGATTGAGATTATGTTCAAAGTCGTTGATTTTTGAgccatataataataatgaagatgtattaaaattttcatttaaaaaattagaaaatataaaattatatgaaatcCAAAATGAGATAGTAATAAGAACATCtgaaattgtaaaaataaaaacagcTATACATGGGAAAAAAACTAGATGTACATCCCAATTTACTTATGACAGGAAAAGTAGGAGAGCAATTGGGATtatgaataattattacaatGATTATACTAAtgaaataaagaatattgATAACCATAATATAGATgagcatataaatatatttgaaaaaattttaaacaattttgGTGAAGGTGAAGGAGGGGATGTTAATGATGCTGGTTTTGCTTTTTCAAATAGCCAAGAAATAAAATCGGCAATGAGTAATAACAGTACATTGGATAAAAAAGGGGAAGACATAtctttaaatgaaaaaaagaatattgtGAATAAATATGGTGAAGGATCTGAGAATGGTTTATCGAATGTTTTTCTATGCTCCTTTAAATGTGATGGAGCAAGTTtgatgaataaaaaaataaaattgatttATAACAttgttgtaaaaataaagagtgcaataattatacatgaaaaacaaatggaaatattaattaaagaaaaaaaaaatcgtcAAAGAAATTTAATGGGAATaggaaatgaaaatgatataggTGGTAGTTCAGAAATATCTCAAGGTGTAAAtgtgaataataataataatgaagaggtagaaagaaaagaaataaatttagaATTATATGTACAAAACATAATAGATAAATTATCTGAAGGTACAAAGTTTGATATTAGTAGTATAAGTTTACATGAAACAattatttcaaataaaatggaaGGATTTTGggtttttaaaatatcacCTCTTGTTAAAATGAAAGggatattaaatataacaaataaatatatatattttcaaccTAATCCcaattttacaaataaaaaagaaaaaaaatgggaaatcgataaaatattacatgtatttaaaagaattataACAATGAAACCAAATTCAttagaaataatatttgatcacccaagtaaaaaatataaatcttTATATGTAGAATTTGTAAGTTATAATGAAAGACAGATAATATTGAATGTgttaaagaatataaaaccTGAATGTTTACTTATTGATGATAATCCCGAATTTTTACATCTAGTTATGGATAAATGGGCAAATGGATTAATTAcaaattatgaatatattgattttttaaattgtatatCTGGTAGAAGTAGAAAAGATTTTTCTCAATATCCAGTATTTCCATGGATTTTATCTGATTATtcaagtaaaaaaataaatttaaataatgaaaaggTTTATAGAGATTTAACAAAACCAGTTGGTtgtttaaatgaaaatcgATTAAATTCATTGATTGAAAAAATGCATGAccatgaatatttttttggatCTCATTATTCTACTTTAGCATatgttgtatattttttaataagaaTATATCCAGAATGTCaattaaaattacaaaGTGGGAAATTTGATACTCTTTCACGAATGTTTGTATCGATTGAGACTACATTTAATACAGCATTAAATGCTAATTCATCTTTTATTGAATTAATACCTGAGTTATATGAAAACAATgagcattttttaaaaaactaTTTAAGTATACAAACAAGTGAAGGAAATTTAGAGGATGTTATATTACCTAGTTGGTGTAACAATGCAAATGATTTTCTAACAATCATGAAAAATGCAATGGAAAGTAattatgttaataaaaatttacatgAATGGATTAACCTAATATTTGGATATAAACAAAAGGGACAAGTTGCTAGAGAcaacataaatttatttcacccattaacatatatgcatgccattttatatgaaaaattatctatgaattataaaacttataaagaagtaaataataataatacaagtGGATTTGAAAAATTGAAATCAAATATAACAGGCTTACAAAAACAATTATTAGCATTACAACCTCATGCAGAACAATATGGGGAAGATAATAATGTTGAACAGAATTTTAAAcatcaaataaaatcattAATAACTTCAATGTCATCAAAAGCTTTGAAAACACAATTGCATGAATTTGGACAATGTCCTTATCAACTATTTAAAGAAAGtcatatacaaaaaaaatcaaatatatcttttgaattaaataaaaatataaataattttccatGGTATTATTCACCAGCTATTATAGAACTTTTAGAGgatatttattatcaaaaaaaaaaatcaaaaaaacgAAGACcagaaaattatgatagTAGTATAGATAATTCAAATCAAGAGGATAGTGTAGAAAATagtgaaatatataattcaaataatgatgatCATTCAGATAAAAGTGAAGAGAGTGATAATAATCTTTATGTTGAAAATTGTGATGGAGTTATAACTGTTGATGACTATTCGattgataataaatttgatgaaaaaaaaaaaggaaataattattcaaattattttaaaacacaTTTATGGAAGTTAGAAAAAGTAGATAATATACCATGTAATATAAAAGGTGTATGTtctaatgataataataatatttgttttatttgtgAGAAtggatttattaaaattattgattgttatgatttattaagttgtaaaaataaaaataataaaaatataatatctttaaaattatgtGATGAAACATTTTCTTGTCTaactaatataaatacaaattttattatgggtacaataaatggaaatttaatttttatgaatactCAAGGGGTCATAAAAAAGGTTGGcgataataaatatgatactATAAAAGGGAAAACAACAAAATCGATAAAAAATGCAGACTCCGATTTAGGAAGCCTCTCTAAGGATGACAAGGATGACAATGATGACGATAGTTGTGATGGAAGTTCAATCTGCTCATCCTTTGACGAcgtttttaattataaatattgtacaggtgaaaatgaagaaggggataataaaaatattataaatgttggaaataatgaaaatgtttacaacaaattaattaaaaaaaaaatacataatgaTACTATTAGTTGTATGagttataataataattatttggcAACTGGGTCTTATGATGAAACTATACAATTAATAGatgtagaaaataattttgaaatattacaaacttatgacaattttaatagttcaataaaaaatatagaattaaaaaataaattattatttacaagATCAGATGAAATAAGCTTATTTGATATTAGAATGCCCCCTAAAACGGTACTAAACAATGTTAATAATTCTAAtcaatttataaaaaattttgcaACTAATAGtcataatacaaaaaattatataaataatataataaatggaaTAGGTTTTGGAAATATTCTATCTATGCCATTttcaaacaattttttaccTGACTATAAGTTTGAGCCTCTTGTAAATGGATatgaagataaaaattataatattaatttaaaaaaaaaagtgaaaaaaaatatgagcaATTTACTATttgataatgataatagtAATGAAGAAACTTATTTAgattgtataaataaaagttatACACATTCTCaacatttatttgaaaaaaaaataaaaaaaaatatgaattatgtattttcaaatagatcatgtaatattatatattcttctttagttaatgataataatattttatgtcttgatgaaaataaaagtttatatttttatgatataaGAGCAGAGAAATggataaacaaattttcaGATAcgataaataataatttaaaacaaaataataatgatagaATAGTGACAGCATCATCATATAAACAGCATTTATGTACTGTTAATTCTGTTGGGAAAATCCTTTTTGAACCTATAAGGTtttctataaattttttagatAATAAAGTAGCATCTAAattaaatgttttaaataatccTTGTTCAATTTCTAATCCGacttatataaattttttaaattataattttaattctcTTGGAGATGCCGAAAATGCAAATGCATTGGATGAGCAATCCGTTTGTAGCCACATCATGTTTACGAACTTAAACGGGGACATTGAAATTCACAAAAAGTATTAG
- a CDS encoding U6 snRNA-associated Sm-like protein LSm1, putative, protein MEQIFNPLWLSSFEEDIDTYIFISSRDNKLYLGILRTYDQHGNIFLTHCVEKIIIPEQNYFSDVYVGNLIIRGDNIAYFGSIDESKYEKMFNYSQKDINENSQGENLYEQNKKEEDIILNYKPINQILKYIDKTNNDSTIFEN, encoded by the exons atggaacaAATATTTAACCCACTATGGCTAAGTAGCTTTGAAGAAGATAtagatacatatatttttatttcttcgaGAGAtaacaaattatatttag GTATACTAAGAACATACGACCAAcatggaaatatatttttaactcACTgtgttgaaaaaattataataccTGAAcagaattatttttccgATGTTTATGTTG gaAACTTAATAATTCGAGGAGATAATATTGCATATTTTGGATCAATTGATGAGAGTAAATATGAGAAAATGTTTAATTATTCtcaaaaagatataaatgaaaattctCAAGgagaaaatttatatgaacaaaataaaaaggaagaAGACATTATTCTTAATTATAAACCaataaatcaaattttaaaatatattgataaaACAAACAACGATAGTACTATTTTTGAAAACTAG
- a CDS encoding pyruvate dehydrogenase E1 component subunit alpha, putative: protein MVFNILHFFFLTSLLLKKCMGLNIGSNKNKPMTLNFISSHGCNSIFNDQNGKTHNISHKFENKKTLNSINHTEIDHSKNCKPFEQGDNENIMKQNNKEPIINQVYTDIEHDKHDYINKLYKNEIGNPTNYNVYIENNKLEEYISDVSVSKNEICTLYEDMNLGRLFENLVAKLYYNKKINGFVHLYNGQEAISTGVIKNLRNSDFVVSTYRDHVHALSKNVSAKEILNELYGNYYGSTNQGKGGSMHIYSKKNNFIGGFGFIGEQIPIAVGLAYSILYKKEFPQNISDSINSTYQTVLKNKDLPDSDKDNQTERRDENDLDVVVCFLGDGTSNIGQFYESLNLASTYNLPIIFIIENNNWAIGMEGSRSSLGDLTNNYKKGEAFNVTTYKVDGNDVLSIYKIVKKKINEIRKKKSGPVLIEAITYRTRGHSLADPDLLRRLDEKNSWKKIDPIILLSNYMKNNNIVDSIYFENVKKEIQKILLDAQNDADSNLEKSKNIDVCKLYNDNIFAPSEITKYQSSYSNYTKYDQLSDDELVQYYQSYINEINGNSIKNEKNYYSQIFDKKELPLIIN, encoded by the coding sequence ATGGTCTTTAACATattacactttttttttttaacatccttattactaaaaaaatgtatggGTCTAAACATAGgatcaaataaaaacaaaccGATGACtctcaattttatttcttcccATGGTTGCAATAGTATATTTAATGACCAAAATGGAAAAACACACAATATTTCacataaatttgaaaataaaaaaactttaAATTCTATCAACCATACTGAAATAGATCATTCGAAAAATTGTAAACCATTTGAACAGGgggataatgaaaatatcaTGAAGCAAAACAATAAAGAACCAATAATTAACCAAGTCTATACAGACATTGAACATGACAAACATgactatataaataaattatataaaaatgaaataggTAACCCTACTAattataatgtatatatcgaaaataataagttagaagaatatatttcaGATGTTTCAGTaagtaaaaatgaaatatgtaCATTATATGAAGACATGAACTTAGGACGTTTATTTGAAAACTTAGTAGCAAAATTAtactataataaaaaaataaatgggTTCGTACATCTATATAATGGTCAAGAAGCTATAAGTACTggtgttataaaaaatttaagaaATTCAGACTTTGTTGTTAGTACATATAGAGATCATGTACATGCACTTAGTAAAAATGTTTCAGCAaaagaaattttaaatgaattGTATGGAAACTATTATGGTAGTACTAATCAAGGCAAAGGAGGTtctatgcatatatatagtaaaaaaaataattttattggaGGTTTTGGCTTTATAGGGGAGCAAATACCAATTGCTGTTGGGTTAGCATATAGcattttatacaaaaaagaaTTCCCCCAAAACATTTCAGATTCCATCAACTCAACATATCAAACTGTTTTGAAAAACAAAGATCTACCTGATAGTGATAAAGATAACCAAACTGAACGAAGGGATGAAAACGATCTAGATGTAGTAGTCTGTTTTTTAGGTGACGGTACAAGTAATATTGGCCAATTTTATGAGTCTCTAAATTTAGCATCTACTTATAATTTAcctataatatttattattgaaaataataattgggCAATTGGAATGGAAGGATCAAGAAGCTCTTTAGGAGACttaacaaataattataaaaaaggagaAGCATTTAATGTAACTACTTATAAAGTAGATGGTAATGATGTATTAagtatatacaaaattgtaaaaaaaaaaattaatgaaattcgaaaaaaaaaatcaggACCCGTTTTAATAGAAGCTATAACATACAGAACAAGAGGTCATTCACTTGCTGATCCAGATTTATTAAGACGActagatgaaaaaaattcatggaaaaaaattgatCCCATTATTCTATTatcaaattatatgaaaaataataatattgttgattctatatattttgaaaatgttaaaaaagaaattcaaaaaatacttTTAGATGCACAAAATGATGCTGATTCAAATCttgaaaaaagtaaaaatatagatgtatgtaaattatataatgacAATATTTTTGCACCTTCTgaaattacaaaatatcAATCATCATATTCAAACTACACAAAATATGATCAACTATCAGACGATGAACTAGTTCAATATTATCAATcctatataaatgaaataaatggaaattctataaaaaatgaaaaaaattattactcacaaatttttgataaaaaggAGTTACCCCTAATCATAAATTAG
- a CDS encoding ethanolamine kinase, putative has translation MEEIKHSSDTEIPEKRNSSCTVKHFTNIPSPNPQIVEKKIKEGVKAISIEDLKILEDENEDEKIEEYLNKYKSNVFSNKHSLYLYCRYVILYYGNELIDKKDIDKLTFEIINGGITNILVKVEHSLEKKKYLIRLYGPKTSEIINRAREKVIAHILNNKNISKKIYVFFSNGRIEEFMEGYALSKEEIKNPNFQKEIAKNLKVLHDIELNDDMYETIKRLQTGDSEYDNDLKNIENGSSQINHRPSFLWGTIWKYFNLLYEEKSKPCDFNSKGNILKLIDFESLKKTIEEVEKLCKEKNSPIVLCHCDLLSSNFINKTDNTICLIDFEYSCPMERAYDIANHFNEYAGFNCEWNLIPTKEEEYNFIKHYLNTDNNEIINKLIDEVQPFYLISHIYWALWSLLQGMRSSIDFDFINYGMTKLTASTLSIFRSKIISN, from the coding sequence ATGgaagaaataaaacataGTAGTGATACTGAGATTCCTGAAAAACGAAATAGCAGTTGTACAGTAAAACATTTTACTAATATACCTTCACCAAATCCACAAatagttgaaaaaaaaataaaagaaggTGTAAAAGCAATTTCTATTGAAGATTTAAAAATCTTGgaagatgaaaatgaagatgAAAAGATTGaggaatatttaaataaatataaaagtaatgtattttcaaataaacattcattatatttatattgtagatatgttattttatattatggaaatgaattaatagataaaaaagatatagaTAAGTTAACttttgaaataataaatggtggtataacaaatatattagtaAAAGTTGAACATAgtttggaaaaaaaaaaatatttaataagaTTATATGGTCCTAAAACTAGCGAAATTATTAATCGTGCTAGAGAAAAAGTAATAGCTCATAtattgaataataaaaatatttcaaaaaaaatttatgtttttttttcaaatggTAGAATTGAAGAATTTATGGAAGGATATGCATTATCAAaggaagaaataaaaaatcccaattttcaaaaagaaattgcaaaaaatttaaaagtgTTACATGACATTGAACTTAATGATGATATGTATGAGACAATCAAAAGATTACAAACAGGTGATAGTGAATATGATAATGatctaaaaaatattgaaaatggATCGAGCCAAATAAATCATAGACCATCTTTTTTATGGGGAACTATATGGAAATATTTCAACTTATtatatgaagaaaaaagtaAACCTTGTGATTTTAATTCAAAAgggaatatattaaaattaattgatTTTGAATcattgaaaaaaacaattgaagaagtagaaaaattatgtaaagaaaaaaattcacCAATAGTTTTATGTCACTGtgatttattatcatcaaattttataaacaaaacCGATAATACAATATGTTTAATTGATTTTGAATATTCTTGCCCTATGGAAAGAGCTTATGATATAGCTAACCattttaatgaatatgCAGGTTTTAATTGTGAATGGAATTTAATACCAACAAAAGAAgaagaatataattttattaaacattatttaaatacagataataatgaaattattaataaactAATTGATGAAGTACAACCATTTTATCTTATCTCTCATATTTATTGGGCATTATGGTCATTGTTACAAGGTATGAGATCCTCGATTGattttgattttataaattatggaATGACAAAATTAACTGCTTCTACACTTTCTATATTTAGATCTAAAATTATATCTAATTAA
- a CDS encoding GrpE protein homolog, mitochondrial, putative has translation MKYANMLRTSLICNKALNIHGGKIQSIAFRKCYTNFLDGNKSVLNVTKRRLFSSQSAQDKAYSENSGDGNSSNEQCKENMEMDSKNSECNDNKKNMNKSENSEQSEEKNNKEINYESYNKIDLINEIKKTKKDMDEKLVDNQVLKEKYLSVLAEKENLRTRYMKEIENSKLYCISNFAKSLLDVADNLSLAIKNISEESLKSNEEINNIYKGIEMTETILHNIFSKYGIDKYNPINEKFNPMLHEAIFEVSDTTKEKGTVATVIQPGYKINDRILRAAKVGVVKN, from the exons atgaaatatgCTAATATGCTAAGAACGAGCCTAATTTGTAATAAGGCATTAAACATACATGGAGGAAAAATACAATCAATAGCATTTCGAAAGTGTTACACAAATTTTTTGGATGGAAATAAATCAGTTCTCAATGTAACAAAACGACGTTTATTTAGTAGCCAATCAGCACAAGATAAAGCATACAGTGAAAATAGTGGTGATGGAAATAGTAGTAATGAACAATGTAAGGAAAATATGGAAATGGATAGTAAAAATTCAGAGtgtaatgataataaaaaaaatatgaacaagtCAGAAAATTCTGAACAAtcagaagaaaaaaataataaagaaataaattatgaaagttataataaaatagatcttattaatgaaattaaaaaaacgaaaaaagaTATGGATGAAAAATTAGTAGATAATCAagttttaaaagaaaaatatttatctgTATTAgcagaaaaagaaaatttaagAACTAGATATATGAAAGAGATTGAAAATAGTAAATTATATTGTATAAGTAATTTTGCAAAATCATTACTTGATGTTGCTGATAATTTATCATTAGCAATTAAAAACATAAGTGAGGAATCCTTAAAATCAAATGaagaaattaataatatatataaaggaaTAGAAATGACAGAAACTATtcttcataatatttttagtaaATATGGGATAGACAAATATAACCcgattaatgaaaaatttaatcCTATGCTTCATGAAGCAATTTTTGAAGTTAGCGACACGACTAAAGAAAAAGGGACAGTAGCAACAGTTATACAACCaggatataaaataaatgacaGAATATTAAG agCTGCAAAAGTTGGAGTTGTAAAGAACTAA